Within the Fibrobacter sp. genome, the region GTGATCTGTGCCAGTATAAGATCCCGCTTTGCATCCTCAGGCAGTTCCTTGTTCTCTGTTACCATGTTCTGAAGAGAATTACCGGTAATCTCTATTGTGTTGCGTTTCTGTTCAAAGCTTATTCCGAAAACCTCTCTGGTTTCCATCTCCGGCGGCTGATATGAGGGATCTATCTCCAGAACCACATAAGCGCCTTTTTTCTTTTCTTTAAGGATGTCAATAACTCCGGGTTCATACCCGGGAGCAATCACACCGTCAGATACTTCACATCTAAGGAGCCGTGCGGTAGCCAGATCAACAGGATCGCTCAGCGCGGCAAAATCCCCGAAGCTCGATACCCTGTCCGCGCCTCTTGCCCTGGCGTAAGCCGAAGCGAGGGAAGAGAGTTCCATATCCTCCACAAAAAAGGCTTTCTTGAGTTCTTTTGTCAATGGCAGTCCAATAGCTGCACCGGCCGGACTGACATGCTTGAAAGAAGCAGCCGCAGACAGCCCGGTAGCTTTGCGCAGCTCTGCTACAAGCTGCCATGAGTTTAACGCATCCAGCAGATTTATATATCCGGGGCTTCCGTTAAGCACTTTGAGCGGAAGATTTCCTCTGCCCGAAAAAATCCGGGCTGATGCCTGATGAGGGTTGGCGCCATACCTTAGCAGCAGTTCATTTGACATTATGAGTCCCTTTATGTGGCTTGAAATTCCGGAAGTCCCGCCAGGTCAAGAGTCGCGAAATAATCATCGACTGTCTCTGCCCGCCTGATCTGAACCACCTCTCCGTTCTCCCGGAGCAGCAGTTCCGCAGAGCGAAGCTTCCCGTTATAGTTGAATCCCATCGAATGACCATGCGCGCCGGTGTCGTGTATGACAACCAGATCACCCGGGTCCAGCGACGGCAGCATACGGTCAATAGCGAATTTGTCGTTGTTTTCACACAGAGACCCGGTCACATCGTATTTGCATGCGGCATCCAGATTCTCTTTACCTATTACAGTGATATGATGATATGCACCATAGAGTGCAGGACGCATAAGGTTTGCCATACACGAGTCAAGGCCGGCATAGGTTTTATAGGTCTTCTTGATATGAAGAACTCTTGACACGAGGTACCCATGAGGTCCGGTAATCACCCTTCCGCACTCCATCTGCAGTTTTAAAGGATGTAAACCGGAACCGGCGATTATGCGCTCGTAGGCTTCCTTTACCCCGTCAGAGACCACCTTCAGATCAACCGGCTTCTGATCAGGACGGTAAGGGATTCCCACTCCTCCGCCCATATTGACAAACTCAAATCTTATACCTTCCGCATTGTAAATTTCAACCGCAAGCTCGAAGAGCATCACC harbors:
- a CDS encoding phosphoribosylaminoimidazolecarboxamide formyltransferase; the protein is MMSNELLLRYGANPHQASARIFSGRGNLPLKVLNGSPGYINLLDALNSWQLVAELRKATGLSAAASFKHVSPAGAAIGLPLTKELKKAFFVEDMELSSLASAYARARGADRVSSFGDFAALSDPVDLATARLLRCEVSDGVIAPGYEPGVIDILKEKKKGAYVVLEIDPSYQPPEMETREVFGISFEQKRNTIEITGNSLQNMVTENKELPEDAKRDLILAQITLKYTQSNSVCFAYGGQAIGIGAGQQSRIHCTRLAASKADRWFLRQHPIVLALKFKEKIGRPERDNAIDQFLEENLTPAEQYTWQNNFEVPANRMSSEEKREWLNLMNGISLASDAFFPFRDSIDRAQQSGVKYVVQPGGSKRDDIVIEACNEYGMVMAFSNIRLFHH
- a CDS encoding diaminopimelate decarboxylase, coding for MSVKKVPFTAEQIKKIIEKYPTPFHIYDERGIKESLRTLIDAFSWSEGFREFFAVKAAPNPYLLKIIKKGGGGADCSSLPELILAQKAGITGEEVIFSSNDTPAQEFKKAREMGAIINLDDITHIPFLEKYAGIPELICLRYNPGPSRTGNSIIGNPSEAKYGFTREQLHQGYRLLKEKGVRRFGLHTMVASNELNPQYFVDTAVMLFELAVEIYNAEGIRFEFVNMGGGVGIPYRPDQKPVDLKVVSDGVKEAYERIIAGSGLHPLKLQMECGRVITGPHGYLVSRVLHIKKTYKTYAGLDSCMANLMRPALYGAYHHITVIGKENLDAACKYDVTGSLCENNDKFAIDRMLPSLDPGDLVVIHDTGAHGHSMGFNYNGKLRSAELLLRENGEVVQIRRAETVDDYFATLDLAGLPEFQAT